A single region of the Triticum dicoccoides isolate Atlit2015 ecotype Zavitan chromosome 2B, WEW_v2.0, whole genome shotgun sequence genome encodes:
- the LOC119365740 gene encoding kinesin-like protein KIN-10B gives MALGSSRSSAGRVGASAAQVQDPASAAGRDLPDQRKVFRVANHAGAALAGLTTIFLHELQPILTNHLQTQTATTGNACIVACGAAAAKDHLFKEQPGLVTIAMEEILWFAASVGGAVRVSSYQVLQEG, from the exons ATGGCGCTGGGATCTTCCAGATCGAGCGCCGGCAGGGTAGGCGCCTCCGCCGCCCAAGTCCAAGaccccgcctccgccgccggcagGGATCTTCCAGACCAGCGCAAGGTCTTCCGCGTCGCTAACCACGCCGGGGCCGCGCTCGCCGGCCTCACCACGATCTTCCTCCACGAGCTGCAGCCCATCCTCACCAACCACCTGCAGACCCAGACCGCCACCACCGGCAACGCATGCATCGTGGCctgcggcgccgccgccgccaaggaccACCTCTTCAAG GAGCAGCCGGGCCTGGTCACCATCGCCATGGAGGAGATCCTCTGGTTCGCGGCGTCCGTCGGCGGTGCCGTCAGGGTGTCGTCGTACCAGGTGCTGCAGGAGGGCTAG